The following proteins come from a genomic window of Lolium rigidum isolate FL_2022 chromosome 5, APGP_CSIRO_Lrig_0.1, whole genome shotgun sequence:
- the LOC124655948 gene encoding inorganic phosphate transporter 1-2-like yields MAGEQLNVLKALDGAKTQWYHFTAIVIAGMGFFTNAYDLFCISLITRLLGRIYYTDPGSNEPGNLPANVSAAVNGVALCGTLVGQLFFGWLGDKLGRKRAYGFTLILMVLCSIASGLSFGHGAKGVIGTLCFFRFWLGFGVGGDYPLSATIMSEYANKKSRGTFIAAVFAMQGFGILFGTIVTIVVSAVFRNMFPAPPFYINAAESIGPEADYVWRIIVMFGTIPAMLTYYWRMKMPETARYTALIAHDTRQATTDMSKVLNKDITEEEEQVRLQVTSDDTWGLFSREFIRRHGLHLLATTSTWFLLDVAFYSQNLLQEAIFTNVGWIPPARAMSALQELSNIARAQALIALCGTVPGYWFTVAFIDIIGRFWIQLMGFAMMTIFMLAVAVPYDYLVKPGHHTWFVVLYGLTFFFANFGPNSTTFVVPAEIFPSRLRSTCHGISAAAGKAGSIVGAFGFLYASQDQKKAEKGYSAGIGMRNTLFMLSGTNFLGLLFSLLLPESKGRSLEQISKENVNDEDTIAPAV; encoded by the coding sequence ATGGCGGGTGAACAGCTGAACGTGCTAAAAGCACTCGACGGCGCCAAGACGCAATGGTATCATTTCACGGCCATCGTGATTGCCGGCATGGGATTCTTCACCAACGCTTACGATCTCTTCTGCATCTCTCTCATCACTAGGCTGCTGGGTCGCATCTACTACACCGATCCTGGCAGCAACGAGCCCGGCAACCTCCCAGCCAACGTGTCAGCCGCCGTGAACGGCGTGGCCCTCTGCGGCACGCTCGTGGGCCAGCTCTTCTTTGGCTGGCTCGGTGACAAGCTCGGTCGTAAGAGGGCCTATGGTTTCACACTCATCCTCATGGTCCTTTGTTCAATTGCCTCAGGGCTCTCCTTCGGGCACGGGGCTAAGGGCGTCATAGGGACGCTATGTTTCTTCCGCTTCTGGCTCGGCTTCGGCGTCGGCGGCGACTACCCCTTGTCAGCCACCATCATGTCCGAGTATGCCAACAAAAAGTCCCGTGGCACCTTTATCGCGGCCGTCTTCGCCATGCagggcttcggcatcttgttcggCACCATTGTCACCATCGTCGTCTCGGCCGTGTTCCGGAACATGTTCCCGGCGCCGCCCTTCTACATCAACGCTGCGGAGTCCATCGGGCCGGAGGCTGACTACGTGTGGCGCATAATCGTCATGTTCGGCACCATCCCTGCCATGCTGACATACTACTGGCGTATGAAGATGCCTGAGACCGCACGGTACACAGCGCTCATCGCTCACGATACGAGGCAGGCCACAACGGACATGTCCAAAGTGCTTAACAAGGACAtcacagaggaggaggagcaggtccGGCTTCAGGTGACCTCTGACGACACCTGGGGCCTCTTCTCGCGGGAGTTCATTAGGCGCCACGGGTTGCACCTGCTAGCCACCACCAGCACCTGGTTCCTATTGGACGTTGCCTTCTACAGCCAGAATTTGTTGCAGGAGGCCATCTTCACCAATGTCGGCTGGATCCCGCCAGCAAGGGCCATGAGcgccttgcaggagctgtccaaCATCGCCCGTGCCCAAGCACTCATCGCACTCTGCGGCACCGTACCGGGCTACTGGTTCACCGTCGCTTTCATCGACATCATTGGTAGGTTCTGGATCCAGCTCATGGGCTTCGCCATGATGACCATCTTCATGCTCGCAGTCGCTGTTCCATATGACTACCTGGTGAAGCCCGGGCACCACACATGGTTCGTCGTCCTCTACGGTCTCACCTTCTTCTTTGCCAACTTCGGACCCAACAGCACAACGTTCGTCGTGCCCGCCGAGATCTTCCCGTCCAGGCTCCGGTCCACATGCCATGGCATCTCCGCTGCTGCCGGTAAGGCCGGGTCAATCGTCGGCGCGTTCGGGTTCCTGTACGCGTCCCAGGACCAGAAAAAGGCCGAGAAAGGGTATTCCGCAGGTATCGGCATGCGCAACACTCTCTTCATGCTCTCTGGCACCAACTTTCTAGGCTTGCTCTTCTCGCTGCTGCTGCCAGAGTCCAAGGGCAGGTCGCTCGAGCAGATCTCCAAAGAGAATGTCAACGACGAAGACACCATTGCCCCGGCTGTCTAG